The stretch of DNA AGAGCTGTTAACAGCTCTAAATATACAGCTAAACCTACACTCCCTATAGATTTAGAAGCTGGTTCAAATATTTATGATGTTGATAATATGAAATGGTTACTGTCCTTCATGTCAGCatccatataaatatatttctaagagGCGCATTAGTAGACTTAGAACTTTAGTGtcaaagcataaatttttttttttgtttttgataggCTGCTAAATTATTATTCAAAAGTCTGTATCAATTATCTTCCCTCAACAATGTATGGAGTATACCACACCAACATCTGATATTATgcgtattttaagatattttaaccATTTGATAAGCAAAATTtgaccacaaaaaataaaaagctctcTGGATTTCAGTTGATAGTTCCCTGATTACTGTtagtttagctttttaaaaaaatattaactctgtgttttattttctgtgaacAACCTAGTTACCTGGTCATAGTCTTCATCCATTTTCTAGTTGGGTtaccttttacttcttttgttgttgttgtttatataacatttttattgaTGTTCCTTAGCAACCACTTTCTATTACAAAGATTCCTTTGTTAACCTTTTACTTCTTAATTGTAGGAGGTCTTTAAATACCATGTTAGgggattccctgatggtccaatggttaggactagGTGCTGGGGAtgaggttcaatctctgatcagagaactaagatcctacaagctgtgaggtgtggccaaaaagtaaaaataaataaaaatagatacatgtTAACTTTACTTTGACCTTTCATCTGTCaaaaatgttacaaatatttgttttcacAGTCTGTTGCTTGTCTTTTAAACATTGGTGTTGTTTTATAGATgtaagttttcactttttaacatTCAAAGAGTTCAGTCTTTCCCTGTATGcttctgaattttatgttatgcttAAGTATCTTTTTGAtgctaagatttttttaaactattttgttctagttcttgtaagtttgtgtgtatatatgcatcatttagatatttaattcatCTGGAAATTATTTTAGTGACTATGCAGAGTAGGAAGCTCTTGAACATCATTACAAGTCCTTATCCATTGATTATAAGCCACGTGTATTCTAATATATATTCTACATTTAACATGAATTCCTGAGTTTTAGGTTTATAGTATTTCACTGAGAAAAACTTCAGAATAGTTCtaatttgggcttccttggtggccccctgggttgggaagatcccctggaggaggacatggcaacccactccagtattcttgcctggagaatccccatggacagaggagcctggcgggctacagtccgtggggttgcaaagagtcagacatgactgagcgactaagcatagttATAATTTACTTCTTCCTGAGTGCAAACTGAGTGCTTGAAATGATGTTTAACTTATTCCATAATTATTGTACAGCTAGATCAGAGAATATTTGGTCATTTCTCCTGTATAAAATTTGTCCATATAGCTACTGAGAGGTTTCATTTGATAACAAATCTTTCTAGCATTGTCTGCAATGATTGGTGCTTAAGTCAACTGTCAATAAGATGTTGATCTAGCCCAAtgtctttaaatctttttttgaGACTTAATCTACATTGTGCCTTTTAAAAACTACTATcttataaaaaaagagagagaaaagtttcTCAGGATAGTATTTCAAAGTCCAAAGCACAATTAAAAccgtgtcttttcttttcttttcagcaaGTTCTTGCCTGTGACAGTGTGTTTGCCAACATGGCCCCCAAAAAGAAGACCgtcagaaagaacaaagctgacgTCAATGAGATGACCATCATTGTGGAAGACAGTCCCCTCAACAAGCTCAACGCTCTGAATGGGCTCCTGGAAGGAGGCAATGGCCTTAGCTGCATTTCTTCTGAACTGACAGATGCTTCTTATGGCCCCAACCTCTTGGAAGGTTTGAGTAAAATGAGGCAggagggcttcctttgtgacttAGTCATTGGCACCAAAACCAAATCCTTTGACGTTCACAAGTCAGTGATGGCTTCATGCAGTGAGTACTTTTACAACATCCTGAAAAAAGACCCCTCAACCCAAAGGGTGGATCTCAATGACATCGCACCGCTGGGCCTGGCCACGGTCATTGCATATGCCTACACCGGAAAGCTCACTCTCTCCCTGTATACCATAGGAAGCATCATTTCTGCTGCTGTTTATCTTCAGATCCACACCCTTGTCAAGATGTGCAGTGATTTTCTTATACAAGAGATGAACGTTGAGAATTGCATGTACATTGCTAACATTGCCGAAACATACTCCCTGAGAAACGCAAAGGCAGCCGCCCAGAAATTTATCCGGGATAACTTCCTTGAATTTGCAGAAACAGATCATTTTATGAAACTTACCTTTGAGCAAATTAATGAACTTCTTATAGATGATGATTTACAGTTGCCTTCTGAAATAGTAGCATTCCAGATTGCAATGAAATGGTTAGAATTTGACCAAAAGAGAGTGAAATATGCTGCCGATCTCTTGAGCAATATTCGCTTTGGTACCATCTCTGCACAAGATCTGGTCAATTATGTTCAGTCAGTACCGAGAATGATGCAAGATGCTGACTGTCACAAGCTTCTTGTAGATGCTATGAACTACCACCTCCTTCCCTATCATCAGAACACGTTACAGTCTAGACGCACAAGAATCCGAGGGGGGTGCCGTGTGCTTGTCACTGTGGGGGGCCGCCCAGGCCTTACAGAGAAGTCCCTTAGTAGAGACGTCTTGTATAGAGACCCTGAAATCGGATGGAGCAAGCTTACAGAGATGCCAGCCAAGAGTTTTAATCAGTGTGTGGCTGTGATGGATGGATTTCTTTACGTGGCTGGTGGGGAAGACCAGAATGATGCAAGAAATCAAGCCAAGCATGCAGTCAGCAATTTCTGCAGGTACTGATTCTTTTATTAGAAATAGAAATGGTTCAATATCATGAGAGAACTGCCCTGACATGGAAGGAAGCTAATCATGTCTATTAGCTTAGGTCACTGGCTCAGTAAATCAATAATAATGCCacaatacacatatataaattttcacattttatagaATGCACTCATGTATATTCTGCACTAAAAATTTCTGAATATGCCAGTGAAGCAAGCCAGGAAGAGTGTGATGATTCTGATTTTATATGTGAGAAATCTGACACTCAGAGAAGTGATACTGCTAGTAAGTGGAATTCACATGTTCTCATTTCTGATTAGAGTGCTCCTCATGATACCCTGCCTTTTTGAAAAAAACTGGATGCAAAGTAAGAAAGATTAAAAGGATGCAAAATTTCTTTTAAGTGGATTGTTACTGATGACTGTCAGATTCATAACTGGCTTGTTACTGATGACTGTCAGATTCATAACTGGCAACTAGGTTGAGATTATTAAAAATGTGACagctaattaattttaattaatttaaaacatttctttaaagactAAATACTATCAGCATCTTTGATGCATGTAGAGAGCAAAAGCATAATGAATCCTGCAGAAAGTGAAATTTACATGCatgttatttttgtatatttataataaaaaatgaaacccaCATACACATGAAATGTTCAGAAAGCAGTGCTTCTATTGTGGTAGTGGTTCAAAGCCAAACATAACTAATGAACAGGAGTTGAAACTTCATCTAGTAAatcaaaaaaatattctttacaaTATATGCACGTGTCATTTAAATTAAACAATTAATGATTTTTAGCCTTGATAGCCATGGTTAAGTCTTGACTTGAAGGTGAAATGAGACAAACATGAATGAACAACAGAGTCAGTTCTATGTTTACAATACTTGGAACTATGGAAATAGGAAAGTATTAGTCTCCTATGGTTGCTTCTTTTCCTCCAGCTGATAACTCGACCTTTTGCGGTATTGACTTCAATGCTGATGGTATAATAATTGTAACGTTGAACACCGAAAAAAGTGTATACCTATGCTAAAAATATCTGAcgtattattaataataagcgCTAGAAATTAGAGAAGCATCCAAAGTTTAGCTTTGTTGATGCGCTGAGACATGAGTTCTACTGTTATCATTCTAAACAGACGATAGTGACTAGCTTTTCGGTGCCAGTGGCCAGAAAAGGTGTGTGAACAAGAAGGGATttgtgagaaaaagagaaacaaacccAGTTAGTCAACCCCTCTCTTGATTAAGCTGCGAGGATGAGCTTCCGGGGGGGCTGGTGTCTGAGGATATGTGGAATTGGCTTTCCTGCGGCCACgtctccttttcccttctctgattTCACACATTCCGGCCCCACCCTCCTCCACGCCGGCATCCCCGAAGTCCTGCCGGAGGATGGATATTTGAATACAGAGGAAAGGGGGACGGAGGTCATCTCAGCGGGGCGGTTGCGGCCGGTTTTACACGCGGGAGTCACCCTCGCCGGCCCTGCCTTTCCCGAGGGCCCCACTCTGTTACTGGATCAGAGAGGCTCAGCAGCCTCCATCCCGGCAGGGGGCTGCTCTGGGTCCCCGGGCTCCTGGCACGGACGGGCTGGTGGTCTCCCCCTCACctaccccctccccgcccccgggtACCTCCCGCCAGCCTGTCACGCTTGCTCTGCCACTTCCAGGTACGACCCCCGCTTCAACACGTGGCTCCACCTGGCCAGCATGACCCAGCGGCGCACGCACTTCAGCCTGAGCGTGTTCAACGGGCTCCTGTACGCAGCGGGCGGCCGCAACGCCGAGGGCAGCCTGGCCTCGCTCGAGTGCTACGTGCCCTCGGCCAACCAGTGGCTGCCCAAGGCGCCCCTGGAGGTGGCGCGCTGCTGCCACGCCAGCGCGGTGGCCGAGGGCCGCGTGCTGGTGACGGGCGGCTACATCGGCGGCGCCTATTCGCGCTCCGTGTGCGCCTACGACCCGGCGCGCGACGCGTGGCAGGAGCGGCCGGCGCTGGGCACGCCGCGCGGCTGGCACTGCGCGGTGGCGCTGGGCGAGCGCGTGTTCGTGATGGGCGGCAGCCAGCTGGGGCCGCGCGGCGAGCGCGTGGACGTGCTGACCGTGGAGAGCTTCTGCCCGGCCTCGGGCCAGTGGAGCTACGCGGCGCCGCTGCCGGTGGGCGTGAGCACGGCGGGCGCCTCGGTGCTGCACGGCCGCGCCTACCTGCTGGGCGGCTGGAACGAGGGCGAGAGGAAGTACAAGAAGTGCATCCAGTGCTTCAACCCCGAGCTCAACGAGTGGACGGAGGACGACGAGCTGCCCGAGGCCACCGTGGGCGTGTCGTGCTGCGCGCTGGCCATGCCCAACCCCGTGACCCGCGAGTCGCGCGCCAGCTCCGTGTCCTCGGCGCCGGTCAGCATCTGAGCCCCGGGCGCCGCGGGGAAAGCGAGAGGCCGGCGCGGCGACGCGTgagctgggggagagggaaggaaaataTCTAGCATTTACTACGGGGCAGTCTTTTCAGATCCATCGAGGCACCCGTCTTGGGGGTTTGCAGTTGCTGGTGGGGCATCATCCATCTCTCTGtcgattttatttatttttttaatctaaagacAGAGCCAGAGCCAAGAGAGTCAAGAAACCGTTGATTTCAGCGGCCACTGGGTGGCAGGCAGGACTCGCGGTGCGCACTTCATCGCTGCATCCTTTTTAAACTAGAGCGGTTACACTCACCTTGGAGATGGTGCTTCCGCCTTTTAGTAACACATGAAGCTTATGTGAGTAAGAGATCTCTCCTACAGAAGTTGATTgtcctcttattttttctttaggaaattaaaaatattctttatagactttattttaaaatggaaatctaTCTGGATTCATAAGGACTCAAGATTTATTTCTATGTTTCAATGCAATTTCTTTTCCTATGCGTGCCTGAGTAAAAGATTTCGAAAGGCATCTCAGgaggaaaataataaagcttAAGATGAAAGTCCGACTGGAAGGTAACAGGGACTCCATCCGGGGCTGCCAGGTTGATGCCTTTGGCTTAAGGTTGATTCCCTCCTCCATGCCTCAGGCCCTCCAGAGTATTTCCTACCACAAAATCCTACTCTCAGAGAAGAAACTGACATGAGTCATTTCATTTCTAGTGtgaatttaaatcatttttctgtttctcctggaAGTATTTGCACTTTACTTTGCTTCCCTGTTAAAGGGATTGCAAATACTAATGTTACTGATATAACTGCTAATCTAAAAACTACCCCAAGATGGTTAAAGGCAACCTTGACCTTCATGTAGGACCCCCAGAAGAACATCAAATAAAAGTCTGTCCTTAAGGATCATTAACTTAAAGTATACACAGCCCAAAGGTTATGGAGCCAGTAACAATAATTTGATTTCTTCTACTCTTAGATGAGTGAGAATGAAGGAAATGTTTAGAATTTCTGGATTTGGCAGAAGTGGGATGAATGGATTTTCCTGTTGGTAAATCCTATTGTTTGCCATTTCATATCAATCCtgatttcttaattaaaaatctaACACATTCATTTCCCattgaaatgttaaaataatatatGCCCATttgattacatatttttaaaatttcatctgttGCAAATTAGCTTTACAAATGAAACTATATCCACTGCAtatcccttttttattttattatgtttgcCAAGTTTGGGAGCAAAGGAATGATGGTagtaaatgatatatattttccttttttataatttatcctTTTATTCTTTGATAGTTCATTTGTTTTGGAGAGGAAGGGCCTATCAATTATGGGTTACGTGCAAatggattttgaaaaaaataaaagtatttaaatggTGAAACATGAGTATCTATGACAGTATAACTGGGTTTCCATGAaccccctcctctcccacctTGTGTAGATAGGTTATGGCTAGagttacaatatttatatttaaaatattttattcgaACTGTGAAAAGTGGTTCATGAAGTACATTTTGTGGAACAATTTTATATCACTGCCCCTGATAGAAAGTTCAGTCTCTGCGTGTTTAATGGTAACACTTGGGTAAAGGCTAAAACACTGTAGGTTGAGAATAAgacattattaatataaaaacattGGGCTGTTTCCTCTCCCCATGCAGGGCAATACAGAACAGACCTGCTCCTTGGTTCTTCACTGTCCCAGGCTGAAAAATAAAGCTGTGTGAGAAGCCAGTGTATGGAGTCGGTTGTATCACTGAGCTCTTAAGTCACAACATGCAACGTATAGATAGACTTTTTTCCTTGCAGCACTACtggtaaaattaacttttaatttgTAATAAATTATTTTGGCCACAACTTCCAAAGCCAACATGAGGGTGACTGTAATATTGTTTAGTTTGCTATGATATATTCTTATACAATTGAGAAACCTATAGCACATTGTTAATTTTGAGAGAGAAAAGTGACGTATTGTGGGTTACAGGCCATAAGTGGGCAATAAGTAGACATAATTTCTTGAGGCTCACCAAGAGATGTGTCTCCCACTGAGATCTTAGAAACATTTGAAGTGGGGAACCTAAGATTTGAATGAAATACAATCAAtcaattataatattttatcatgGAAGAATGAGAAAAGATGCTGAAAGTAGAAGATTTTTCATCCATCAGAGCTtgataaaatatgcaaaaattcggtagtgattttctggaattcagcGTGTGTTAGAATGGACAGATCGTTTGAGATGGccatttaatgtattttctaCATTGGTTGCCTGAAGACTCAGAGCATACAAATATCCTCACTAACCAGATTCCTGGGTATACTGCTGTTGTTTCATCTGCCTCAACAGTTAGGTCAATAAGCAAAAAACTGATAGAAATTTGGAATTCCAGAATTTCTGACATAACAAATTAGTAGGGAGCATGGAACATAAGGGTTGGTGAAAGTTTTACATCTTGAAACATCCTGCATGGACAATTGAAAGACATGGAAGTATATAGCATCAAAATGATGCCTGTCACCATCCACATGTAAGGGAAACACACTCTTTAACCCAACTACTGAAGCAGGTATTCCTAGAAAACTTGACGACGTCTCCATGTTTTCCAACTGGAAAATTACttcattttcattatgttttaaaCTTATAATTAATCACACTTCCAGGCCTTAGGATCCAACCctgttcctctttttatttttctgaaagccAAGGACGTGTTATTTTTGTAATACCAGAGTTCTCTGATGAAATAAAAGCATTAGTTCAATGTATCAGAGAAATAGCAGGCCACCCAGCAgctgaaataataaaattcaaactctCTTTTTTGGAATGGGCCAGAGATCTGATGTGAAGGTTTCCAGGATACCAGACTGTAGTCTGTCCATTTTTAGTTAGACTTTTGGTGCCAGATTGTTATCCCTGATGTGCTAGTTGCTTTCAGCGGCGTTGGatgggttttatttttgcttcctaTGTTGTAAGAATGGTTATGAATAGGAGGTCAGTGATGGTGCAGATGACTATAATTCTAAACCAGGCAGTGGAGTGTTATGAGTGAGGAGGTATAATTGAGGTAAGAAGGATGTGAGGATGTACTGACTGGCTCTATGATTTAAGGCAGAGCAGCATTATAGTAAGTGTATTTTACAAATGTGCGTGTAGTTAGAGGTTTGCCTGGAAATATGTAAGTGTTAAGAGGTCCATCTTTTGCTGGTTACCCTGGCCAAATATCTTCCAAATTCATCCAAGTTATTAGATAAAAGAAACTAATATcacttcatttaaatattttttttccagagttACAAAGAAATGAGTTTATGCCATCTACTCTGAATGAGTCTTCTCTGAATAAACTAGAATTCCCAGCCCAGCCACTGATGGGTATATTCTCCAGcacaaaaataattcaaaggaattatttttcaatacgtattttcatattttaaacattGCAGACTAGTTTCCTAAACACTCCTCCATGGTAATTTTGAGAACTAAAGATTCTAAAACATTAACAATTTACCCTTCAGCACATTGAGAGGGCCAAGATCATTTAAATGCCCCTCTCAGGGAACCAGAAATAAAATACTTGTCTTGAATACTCCTTAAAAGTCTTTGTGTTTATTCAGCAAATTTTGGCCAAAAATTTCTTTGTTTGCTTAAAACATTCTTGTACTGTATAAGGAACAACAAACTAAAAGGTATATCCTGTTTATAATCTCCTCACCATCAATAAAGCTGCATTCAACAAGCGCTTTGTCAGTGATGAGATGTGGGCAGCTTTGAAGTGTTCTTTCTGTGATAGTTGGGtgctggtttcttttttcttctttattttgttttcacgATGACTCACCTCAACGAAACACAACAAAAAAGGAAGcaacaaatcatttaaaaatttgttcCAATAACCTGAAGactagtgaaaaataaaaagggataaaGCATTGCTAATGCTTTGCTTTGTAACTCAGACAGAAGCCCAGATTTGTCTGTCAGTCCTGACCATGCGTAAGTCATAGATTAAGTGTGGTTTCTCATCTTGATTCCCCCCCTGACCACAGCCAACCCGGAACAGACTCAGATTCATCATCATTTGCAACGAAATCACCGCTTAGGAAATGAAATCGTGTTGCTGCCGAGACCAGCCTCACAGCCTTTCCCTTCCACCTCACCATCCAAATGAACAAATGACACGTTACCAACACGAGTTGTTCAACCTTTGATCTGAGTTAGCagtaaagttttttttgttttacacGTGGACCATTTAAAgtccttcttgattttttttttttttttttacaatattgcttctggtttttgttttggtttttggctccGGCATTGGGATCT from Muntiacus reevesi chromosome 20, mMunRee1.1, whole genome shotgun sequence encodes:
- the KLHL31 gene encoding kelch-like protein 31; the protein is MAPKKKTVRKNKADVNEMTIIVEDSPLNKLNALNGLLEGGNGLSCISSELTDASYGPNLLEGLSKMRQEGFLCDLVIGTKTKSFDVHKSVMASCSEYFYNILKKDPSTQRVDLNDIAPLGLATVIAYAYTGKLTLSLYTIGSIISAAVYLQIHTLVKMCSDFLIQEMNVENCMYIANIAETYSLRNAKAAAQKFIRDNFLEFAETDHFMKLTFEQINELLIDDDLQLPSEIVAFQIAMKWLEFDQKRVKYAADLLSNIRFGTISAQDLVNYVQSVPRMMQDADCHKLLVDAMNYHLLPYHQNTLQSRRTRIRGGCRVLVTVGGRPGLTEKSLSRDVLYRDPEIGWSKLTEMPAKSFNQCVAVMDGFLYVAGGEDQNDARNQAKHAVSNFCRYDPRFNTWLHLASMTQRRTHFSLSVFNGLLYAAGGRNAEGSLASLECYVPSANQWLPKAPLEVARCCHASAVAEGRVLVTGGYIGGAYSRSVCAYDPARDAWQERPALGTPRGWHCAVALGERVFVMGGSQLGPRGERVDVLTVESFCPASGQWSYAAPLPVGVSTAGASVLHGRAYLLGGWNEGERKYKKCIQCFNPELNEWTEDDELPEATVGVSCCALAMPNPVTRESRASSVSSAPVSI